One part of the Rutidosis leptorrhynchoides isolate AG116_Rl617_1_P2 chromosome 1, CSIRO_AGI_Rlap_v1, whole genome shotgun sequence genome encodes these proteins:
- the LOC139862797 gene encoding uncharacterized protein At4g22758-like yields MSEKPLNRKVPVNRKVKPPHSSCSSNKLSRRVTVIRESSKKPIKRCNSEPALPAADIKPIDVGGGRTDDHGGVILQRRACADAFWSSPDLVFPSQQKVEGYNRNSKVVMNVTVQGSPGPVRAMVKLGSSVKETMAIVKKQYSSEGRSPQLDQHSISTFELHSSHFSLQCFDTSETIGDIGGRSFYMRKCKGNSFTTSDITLSNSPTPNTNNVFPNFISCNFKKLMRLPNKIWKLLGCVDG; encoded by the exons ATGTCAGAAAAGCCTCTCAATAGAAAAGTCCCGGTCAACCGGAAAGTCAAACCTCCACATTCTTCATGTTCTAGTAACAAACTTAGTCGCCGAGTGACTGTAATTCGTGAATCATCAAAAAAGCCAATTAAGAGATGCAACTCCGAACCAGCGTTGCCAGCCGCCGATATAAAACCAATCGACGTTGGTGGTGGTCGTACGGATGATCACGGCGGAGTGATTCTTCAACGTAGAGCTTGTGCCGACGCTTTTTGGTCGTCCCCTGATTTAGTGTTCCCTTCTCAACAAAAAGTCGAG GGTTATAATAGAAACTCGAAGGTTGTAATGAATGTAACGGTTCAAGGAAGTCCGGGACCGGTTCGAGCAATGGTGAAACTGGGTTCTAGTGTGAAGGAAACGATGGCTATAGTAAAGAAACAATACAGTTCAGAAGGCCGGAGCCCTCAACTTGATCAACATTCCATTTCAACTTTTGAGTTGCACTCTTCTCATTTTAGCCTACAAt GTTTTGATACATCAGAGACGATTGGGGACATAGGTGGAAGAAGTTTTTACATGCGTAAATGTAAAGGAAACTCTTTCACAACATCAGACATTACTTTGAGTAATTCTCCAACTCCAAATACGAATAATGTGTTTCCCAACTttatatcttgtaatttcaagaaacTTATGCGATTGCCGAACAAAATTTGGAAATTATTGGGTTGTGTTGATGGATGA